From a region of the Fusarium verticillioides 7600 chromosome 9, whole genome shotgun sequence genome:
- a CDS encoding cytochrome P450 oxidoreductase has translation MSRWFSLGTTKEAEPQTTRALPASWYRSSAMYELERRAIFSRKWVVISHKARFLEVGDYLRITQAGFAFFLIKDRQGEIKAHHNVCRHRAFPLVEQDAGRANILSCKYHGWSYGLDGKLAKAPKYQEVPAFDKSTNSLFPIHVHVDKLGFIWINMDSSPTPTVSWDDDFAGVDTQPRLQPFDMGAYHFDHQWEMIGDYNWKTLADNYNECYHCPTGHPALNALTDLSKYWVETAGGHIQHFNVDKPDKNGMGIYSTFYYPNASITISPTFFYIMRCIPISASQTKMEYEVYRANSASDKDFNEISDCFKQILKEDKDLCNAAQKNLNAGVFVNGELHPRVEKGPLFFQETTRKLVMGHHKQEESEGQEIWPAAPKSGQSSLGQGDIDFCNKLEACAGSDSLKW, from the exons ATGAGTCGTTGGTTTAGTCTCGGCACAACGAAAGAGGCCGAGCCACAGACTACACGAGCACTGCCTGCATCATGGTACCGCTCCTCAGCCATGTATGAACTCGAAAGACGAGCGATCTTTTCCAGGAAATGGGTAGTCATATCTCATAAGGCGAGATTCCTCGAAGTGGGTGACTATCTACGTATTACTCAGGCTGGTTTTGCCTTTTTCTTGATCAAAGACCGACAAGGCGAGATCAAGGCCCATCATAATGTCTGCCGACATCGGGCATTTCCTCTGGTTGAGCAAGATGCAGGAAGAGCCAACATTCTGTCTTGCAAGTATCATG GCTGGTCCTATGGACTCGATGGCAAATTGGCCAAGGCTCCAAAATACCAAGAGGTTCCGGCATTTGACAAGTCtaccaacagcctcttccCAATTCATGTCCATGTCGATAAActtggcttcatctggaTCAACATGGACTCTAGTCCTACACCAACAGTTTCTTGGGACGACGactttgctggtgttgacaCTCAACCACGTCTTCAGCCATTCGACATGGGAGCTTATCACTTTGATCATCAGTGGGAGATGATTGGAGACTATAACTGGAAGACGTTAGCAGATAATTACAACGAG TGTTACCACTGTCCTACTGGGCATCCCGCCCTCAACGCCCTCACTGATCTGTCAAAATACTGGGTTGAGACTGCAGGTGGTCATATACAGCACTTTAACGTTGATAAGCCGGATAAAAATGGTATGGGTATCTACAGTACTTTTTACTATCCCAATGCCTCCATCACGATCTC GCCCACCTTCTTCTACATCATGCGCTGTATCCCCATCTCTGCATCACAGACCAAAATGGAGTACGAAGTCTACAGAGCCAACAGCGCTTCCGACAAAGATTTCAACGAAATCAGCGACTGCTTTAAGCAGATCCTCAAAGAAGACAAGGACCTATGCAACGCTGCACAAAAGAACTTGAACGCTGGTGTATTTGTCAATGGTGAACTGCATCCTAGAGTTGAAAAA GGCCCTCTGTTCTTCCAAGAGACTACGCGAAAGCTAGTCATGGGTCATCATAAGCAGGAAGAGTCTGAAGGTCAAGAGATCTGGCCAGCTGCACCAAAGAGCGGGCAGTCCAGCCTCGGACAGGGCGATATTGACTTCTGCAACAAGCTAGAAGCATGTGCTGGATCTGACAGTCTCAAGTGGTGA
- a CDS encoding glucan 1,6-alpha-glucosidase yields the protein MPDPAIMPASTPPDRRWWKEAVVYQIYPASFLDSNGDGLGDLPGIISKLDYIRSIGATAIWLSPIFKSPQHDMGYDVSDYRDIHRPYGTIEDVEALISGCHERGIKVLLDLVVNHTSHEHEWFKESRSSKASPKRDWYFWRDPKFDAEGNRRPPNNWASIFGGSAWTYDETTEQYYLSLFLPEQPDLNWANDDMREATYDDMKFWLDKGADGFRIDSMNLMSKHPDLPDAPITRPDAEFQPGDRYFASGPRMHEYIREMREKVIDKYDCMTVGELGFTKDEDSVASYVAKDRHELNMLFTGDIVDMDFGPNHKYERDDFRLSKLKTITSRWQGAMPKFDGWNSVYMDNHDSGRSLSRYGSDKPRFRKEAAKMLAIYLGTLSGTLFLLQGQEIGMANVPESWKIDDYIDVEGLNYYNSVLKKRGPGADMSDIMREMRLKARDNGRLPMQWTADPNGGFTTSSKPWMRVNDDYDEWNVAQQEKDDDSVLAFYRQVLELRQKERDVFVYGQFDMLDEYKDSEDIFAYTMTSYDGRKALVLLSFSEEEQTVEVKGDWGRRLLGGNGETFNGGIVLKGYEGVVYAGW from the coding sequence ATGCCAGACCCCGCCATCATGCCAGCCTCAACCCCTCCCGATCGCCGATGGTGGAAAGAAGCTGTTGTCTACCAAATCTACCCAGCTAGCTTTCTTGACTCCAACGGCGATGGGCTAGGCGACTTGCCTGGTATTATCTCAAAGCTTGATTACATTCGTTCAATAGGTGCAACGGCTATTTGGCTGTCGCCTATCTTCAAGAGTCCTCAGCATGATATGGGGTATGACGTCTCAGACTATCGCGACATTCATCGTCCTTACGGTACGATTGAAGACGTTGAGGCATTGATCTCTGGGTGTCATGAGCGGGGTATCAAGGTGCTACTTGATCTCGTGGTGAATCATACTAGCCATGAGCATGAATGGTTCAAAGAGTCACGCTCGTCGAAAGCGTCACCCAAGCGAGACTGGTATTTCTGGCGTGATCCAAAGTTCGACGCAGAGGGCAATCGAAGACCGCCGAATAATTGGGcttccatctttggtggtAGCGCATGGACATATGATGAGACAACTGAGCAATACTacctctccctcttcctccccgaACAGCCTGATCTCAACTGGGCCAATGACGACATGCGCGAGGCAACATACGACGATATGAAGTTCTGGCTCGACAAAGGCGCCGATGGCTTCCGCATTGATTCAATGAATCTCATGTCCAAGCACCCTGATCTTCCTGATGCACCTATCACTCGACCAGATGCCGAATTTCAGCCAGGCGATAGATACTTCGCCAGCGGTCCGCGCATGCACGAGTATATaagagagatgagggagaaggTCATTGACAAGTATGACTGTATGACGGTTGGAGAGCTGGGCTTCACAAAGGATGAGGATAGTGTGGCAAGTTACGTTGCCAAGGATAGGCATGAGTTGAATATGCTCTTCACGGGAGATATTGTTGATATGGACTTTGGTCCGAATCATAAATATGAGCGTGATGACTTTCGActctcgaagctcaagacaATCACGAGTCGATGGCAAGGGGCTATGCCGAAGTTTGATGGCTGGAACTCTGTTTACATGGATAACCACGACTCCGGCCGCTCTCTATCACGCTATGGATCTGACAAGCCCCGATTCCGAAAGgaagctgccaagatgcTGGCCATTTACCTCGGTACACTTAGCGGAACGCTATTCCTtctccaaggtcaagaaatCGGCATGGCTAATGTGCCTGAGTCATGGAAGATCGATGACTACATCGATGTCGAAGGCTTAAACTACTACAACAGCGTGCTCAAGAAAAGAGGTCCCGGAGCTGATATGTCCGACATTATGAGAGAGATGCGCCTCAAGGCCAGAGACAACGGCCGCTTACCCATGCAATGGACCGCCGACCCCAACGGTGGTTTCACCACCAGCTCCAAACCCTGGATGCGCGTCAACGACGACTATGATGAGTGGAACGTCGCacaacaagaaaaagacgatGATAGCGTGTTAGCCTTTTACAGACAGGTTCTTGAGCTAAGACAGAAGGAGAGAGATGTTTTTGTTTATGGACAGTTTGACATGTTGGATGAGTATAAGGATAGTGAGGATATTTTTGCGTATACGATGACGAGTTATGATGGGAGGAAGGCGCTTGTTTTGTTGAGTTTCtcggaggaggagcagacGGTTGAGGTTAAGGGGGATTGGgggaggaggttgctggGAGGGAATGGGGAGACTTTTAATGGTGGGATTGTTTTGAAGGGGTATGAGGGAGTAGTATATGCTGGGTGGTGA